From the genome of Spinacia oleracea cultivar Varoflay chromosome 2, BTI_SOV_V1, whole genome shotgun sequence, one region includes:
- the LOC110795182 gene encoding O-fucosyltransferase 31: MMKVPQCHRSYYSQKSPAFISLILLLLPIFSPDLFSPLSRSYPSLFSEWNAPQPRHMRLLQGALQCKTPIRQQLELWSPLPHQGWKSCHDSKNTPLPEKSGGYIQVFLDGGLNQQRMGICDAVAVAKILNATLVIPHLEVNTVWQDASSFTEVFDLDHFINSLSDEISIVTELPVEYSWSTREYYATGIRETRVKTAPVHASAEWYLENVLPVLLRYGVAAISPFSHRLAFDNLPKSIQQLRCKVNFEALLFVPHIRELGDTLVSRLRSSGEFSQQREKYVVLHLRFDKDMAAHSACDFGGGRAEKLALAKYRQVIWQGRVMKTQFSNEELRNQGRCPLTPEEIGLLLSALGFTNNTRLYLASHKVYGGEARISTLRKLFPRIEDKRSLATADERGKVEGKASLLAAVDYYVSMHSDIFISASPGNMHNAMLGHRAYQNLKTIRPNMALLGQLFLNESISWPDFQNAVAAAHKNRQGQIRVRKEQQSIYTYPVPDCMCQT, from the exons ATGATGAAGGTGCCACAGTGTCATCGAAGTTACTATTCCCAGAAATCACCGGCATTTATATCTCTGATTCTGCTCCTTCTCCCCATCTTTTCTCCTGATCTCTTCTCTCCCTTATCTCGCTCATACCCTTCTCTTTTCTCT GAATGGAACGCGCCCCAACCAAGACATATGCGTCTCTTGCAGGGTGCATTACAATGTAAAACT CCGATTAGACAGCAGCTTGAGTTGTGGTCTCCTTTGCCCCACCAAGGATGGAAATCATGTCATGATTCTAAAAACACTC caTTGCCCGAGAAGTCGGGTGGTTATATCCAAGTGTTTCTTGATGGAGGATTAAACCAGCAGAGAatgggg ATTTGTGATGCCGTTGCTGTTGCTAAAATTTTAAATGCAACTCTTGTAATCCCACATCTGGAAGTTAACACTGTATGGCAGGATGCAAG TTCATTCACAGAAGTATTTGATTTGGATCACTTTATCAATAGCCTGAGTGATGAAATCTCCATAGTTACAGAGTTGCCTGTTGAATACTCTTGGAGCACTAGGGAGTACTATGCTACAGGTATACGAGAAACCCGAGTTAAGACTGCTCCTGTCCATGCTTCGGCTGAGTGGTATCTGGAAAATGTATTACCTGTATTGCTTAG GTATGGAGTTGCTGCGATTTCCCCTTTCTCCCACCGCTTGGCTTTTGACAACTTGCCTAAAAGCATTCAACAGCTTCGTTGCAAGGTCAACTTTGAAGCATTACTCTTTGTTCCTCATATAAGAGAATTGGGTGACACCCTTGTCAGCCGACTGCGCTCTTCTGGTGAATTTTCTCAACAGAGGGAAAAGTATGTTGTTTTGCATCTCCGGTTTGATAAA GATATGGCTGCACATTCAGCTTGTGATTTTGGTGGGGGGAGAGCTGAAAAACTGGCTCTTGCAAAATACCGTCAAGTCATCTGGCAAGGAAGAGTTATGAAAACTCAGTTTTCTAACGAGGAATTGAGAAACCAAGGACGTTGTCCTTTGACCCCGGAAGAGATTGGATTGTTGCTGTCAGCTTTAGGCTTCACTAATAACACTCGCCTTTACCTGGCTTCTCACAAG GTATATGGTGGTGAAGCAAGAATATCAACTCTACGTAAGTTGTTTCCTCGTATAGAAGACAAAAGGAGTCTTGCAACTGCTGATGAGCGCGGAAAGGTCGAAGGCAAAGCTTCATTGTTAGCTGCAGTGGATTATTATGTGAGTATGCACAGTGATATTTTCATCTCTGCTTCACCAGGAAACATGCATAATGCAATG TTGGGACATCGAGCCTATCAGAATCTGAAGACTATAAGACCAAACATGGCACTTCTAGGCCAGCTTTTCCTGAATGAGAGTATAAGTTGGCCTGATTTTCAGAATGCTGTTGCAGCCGCGCATAAAAATAGGCAAGGACAAATTAGAGTGAGAAAGGAGCAGCAATCCATATATACTTACCCTGTTCCTGATTGTATGTGCCAAACCTAA